Sequence from the Candidatus Deferrimicrobium borealis genome:
ATCGGCACGGGGAAGATGGTCGTAGAGTTGTTCTCGGCCGCCACTTCCCGCAGCGTCTGGAGGTAGCGCAGCTGCAGGGCGATCGGGTTCTCGCCGATGATCTTCGCCGCGTCGGACAGTTTCTGGGCCGCCTGGAACTCCCCCTCGGCGCCGATGACCTTGGCGCGCCGCTCCCGCTCGGCCTCGGCCTGCTTGGCGATCGCCCTCTGCATCTCCTGCGGAAGGTCGATGTTCTTGATCTCCACCTTCGCGACCTTGACGCCCCACGGTTCCGTGTCCTTGTCGAGGATCTCCTGGAGGTGTTCGTTGATCTTCTCCCGTTCCGCGAGGAGCTCGTCGAGCTCGGCCTGGCCACAGACCGACCGCAAGGTCGTCTGGGAAAGCTGGGACGTCGCGTAGAGGTAGTTCTCCACGCCGACGATCGCCCGGTTCGGGTCGATGACGCGGAAATACAGGACCGCGCTCACCTTGATGGTGACGTTGTCCCGCGTGATGACGTCCTGCGCGGGGACGTCCATCGCCACGACGCGCAGGTCCACCCGGATCATCTTGTCGATGGCGGGGATGAGAAGGATGAGGCCGGGGCCCTTGCACCCGATCACGCGCCCGAGCCGGAACACGACCCCCCGTTCGTACTCGTTCAGGATCTTGACGGCGCTGGACAGGAAGAGCAGGACCAGTACCAGTGCGGCTGCATAACTGAACATTCGACGATCCTCCTTGTGCCGCCCCGTTCCGTTCCCGGGGTCAGCGATCTTTCACAGGTTCCACGACAAGCGTCATCCCGTCGAGACCTTTCACGATCACGCGTTCCCCCTTGCGGACGGGCCGGTCGGACCGCGCGTCCCACAGCTCTCCGACGACGTGGACTTTCCCCCTTCCGTCGATGTCCGTGACCGCCTCCCCGATCTCTCCGACCATCCCCTCCGAACCGGTGGACGGCTTGCGGAGCTGGCTGCGCACGGCCAGCGAGATGACCGCGGCGAAGAAGACCGCCGACAGCGCGACCATGGTGCCCAGCACGGTCCAGGAGACGCGCAGGTACGGGTCGGCGCTCGCCCGGAAGAGCATCAGGCTCCCCAGGGCCATCGAGACGATCCCTCCGATGGCCAACGCACCGTGCGACTGGACCTTCAGCTCGAGGAAGAAGAGGAGGAGGGAGAGGAGGATCAGCAGAAAGCCGGCGTAGTTCGCCGAGAGGGTCTGCAAGGCGTAGAAGCCCAGCAGCAGGGAGATCCCTCCGACCACCCCTGGGAACACCGCGCCGGGGGAGGCCAGCTCGAAGTAGATCCCGTAGACCCCGATCATCATCAGGATGTAGGCGATGTTCGGGTTCGCCAGTGCGGACAGGACGCGGTGGCGAAGGCCCATGGGCACGCGGGTGACCGGCGCACCCTTCGTTCGAAGGGTCACCGTCCCGTCGCCCTTCCGGATCTCCCTCCCGTCGATCCGGGCGAGCAGGTCGGGGAGGGACGAGGCGATCAGGTCGACGACCTTCCGGTCCAGGGCGTCTTTTTCCGAGAGGGAGGCGCTCTCCCGCACGGCGCTCTCCGCCCAGTCGACGTTCCGCCCCCGGCCCGCGGCCAGCGAGCGGGCGTAGGCCGCGGCGTCGTTTTCCACCTTCCGCGACATCGTGTTGTCCATCGCGCCGCCCCCCATGTTGACCGGGTGTGCCGCGCCGATGTTGGTCCCGGGGGCCATGGCGGCCACGTCGGCCGCCAGCGTGATCATCACCCCCGCGGACGCCGCCCGCGCCCCCTGCGGGGAGACGTACACCGCGACGGGGACCCGGCTCTTGAGGATCGCCTGCACCATCTCGCGCATCGCGGAATCGAGTCCGCCCGGCGTGTCCAGCTCGACCACGAGGAGCGCCGGGTCCTCTTCCTCCGCCCGGGCGATGACGGAGGAGAGGTAGTCCGCCGTGACGGGGCCGATCGGGGCGGCGATGGTGGCCACGAGCACCCCCTTCCCCGCCGGCTCCGCGGGAAGGGCGACGCCCGGAACGGCGAGGAGAACCCCGATCGCGGCGATTGCCAGGGTATTTGCGAGACGCTGCACCCGGATGCGGCGAACGGGACGTGTCATGGCAGTCGTTTCCTGTAGACGGCGAATTTCAGATAGTCGGTTTCGGGAACGGACAGGAGCACCGGGTGATCGGGCGGCTGTCCTCCCCACGCGATCCTCTCGAGATCGGCGCCGGCGTCGGCCGCCGCGTCCCGGAGGGCCTCGACCCATCGCGTCCCGTCGATCAACTGCGTGCAGGACGAGGTTGCGAGAATCCCCCCGGGAGAGAGGACCGACAGCCCCATCCGGTTGATGTCCCGGTATCCGCGCAACGCCCCCTCCCTTCCCTCCCTGGACTTGGCGAACGACGGCGGGTCGAGGATCACGAGGTCGAACCGACGCCCGATGTCCCTCAAGTTCCGAAGCGCCTGGAAGAGATCCTCCGCCTCCCCCTCCCACCGTTCCGAAACGCCGTTCAACGCGGCGTTCGCGCGCGCGCTCTCGACGGCCGAACGCGAGGAGTCGATCGCAAGAACGCTCTTCGCCCCCCCGGCGAGGGCGTACAGGCCGAACCCTCCCGCGGCGCAGAAGCCGTCGAGCACCGCCTTCCCCTTTCCCAGGTCGCGGACGATGCCGCGATTCCTTCGCTGGTCGAGGAAGAAGCCCGTCTTCGGCCCCGTCTCCACGTCCACGGAAAACCGGACCCCGTCCGTCTCGATCTCCTCCCGGGTCGGCCCCTCCCCGCGGGCGGGTCCCTTCCGCTCCGTCAGGCCTTCGAGACGGCGTCCCGCGCCTTCGGACCGCTCGTAGATCAGCCGCGGCCGGAAGGAACGCTCCAGGACGTCGAGGAGAAGATCCCGGACGATCTCCATCCCCGCGGTCAGGATCTGCACCGAGAGGACATCGCCGTACCGGTCCGCGATCACCCCCGGAAGGAAATCGCCTTCGGAGTAGAGGATCCGCAGGGCGCGTTCCCCGCCCATCCCCGCCTCGGCGCGCCGCCCGGACGCCTCGCGCACCCGGTCCCCGAGGAACGCCTCCGTCGGCAGGACATCCGCCCGGGACACCCGCCGAAGGGCGATCCGGGACCCGAGGTTGATCGTCGCCGTCCCGAGAGGTTCCCCCGACCTCGAGCGGACCCAGGCCCACTGCCCCGGGGAGAGGCCCGGCGGCACCTCGCGGAGGTCATCCCCGAACACCCACGGGTGACCGGAGCGCAGCCGCTCCTCGCCTTTCCGGCTGACCCGGACCTCGGGCCAACCGGTCGATGACTTCGAAAGGATATCCGTCATTTCCCGGGAGGAAGGCGGAGACGCGAGGCGAGGGCATCGAAGTCCCCGTTCACTTCCGTCTCCCGGGCGGCGTCGCGCAGGATGAAGGCGGGGTGGTAGGTGGGGAGCACGGGGACGCCGTCCCGTTCCCTCCACTTCCCCCGCTCCCTGGTGATCTTCTCCTCGACTCCCAACAGGAAATTCATCGCTGTCGCGCCGAGGGTGCAGACGATTTCGGGCCGGATCGCCCGGATCTGTCGCAACAGGTACGGGAGGCACGCCTTCGCCTCGTCGGGGAGAGGGGCGCGGTTCCCCGGCGGGCGGCACTTCACGATGTTGGCGATGTAGACGTCCTCCCGACGAAGGCCGATCCTCGCGATCCACCGGTCGAGCCGCTTCCCGGCGGCCCCGACGAACGGTTCCCCCAGACGGTCCTCCTCGGACCCGGGTCCCTCTCCGACGAACATCAACCGGGCGCGGGGGTTCCCTACCCCGAAGACGACCGTGGCGCGGCCCGCGCACAGCGGACACCGGCGGCAGTCGGTCAACTCCTCGCGGATGTCGTCGAGGGTCTCCCCGCCCGGCGACGGCCGGAGGACGTAGTCGACCCCGACCTCCCTGAGCCACGCCGCCAGCATCCGGCGGGAAACGGGCCGGCTCATCCCGGGAGGAACTTCCGGCAGACCGCCCGCCAGACGGCGGATGCGATCGCGTCCTTGGCCGCCATGGCGAGGTCGAGCGCGGTCCCGTCGGAGAAGTAGACGCGGACCTC
This genomic interval carries:
- a CDS encoding uracil-DNA glycosylase is translated as MSRPVSRRMLAAWLREVGVDYVLRPSPGGETLDDIREELTDCRRCPLCAGRATVVFGVGNPRARLMFVGEGPGSEEDRLGEPFVGAAGKRLDRWIARIGLRREDVYIANIVKCRPPGNRAPLPDEAKACLPYLLRQIRAIRPEIVCTLGATAMNFLLGVEEKITRERGKWRERDGVPVLPTYHPAFILRDAARETEVNGDFDALASRLRLPPGK
- a CDS encoding nodulation protein NfeD produces the protein MTRPVRRIRVQRLANTLAIAAIGVLLAVPGVALPAEPAGKGVLVATIAAPIGPVTADYLSSVIARAEEEDPALLVVELDTPGGLDSAMREMVQAILKSRVPVAVYVSPQGARAASAGVMITLAADVAAMAPGTNIGAAHPVNMGGGAMDNTMSRKVENDAAAYARSLAAGRGRNVDWAESAVRESASLSEKDALDRKVVDLIASSLPDLLARIDGREIRKGDGTVTLRTKGAPVTRVPMGLRHRVLSALANPNIAYILMMIGVYGIYFELASPGAVFPGVVGGISLLLGFYALQTLSANYAGFLLILLSLLLFFLELKVQSHGALAIGGIVSMALGSLMLFRASADPYLRVSWTVLGTMVALSAVFFAAVISLAVRSQLRKPSTGSEGMVGEIGEAVTDIDGRGKVHVVGELWDARSDRPVRKGERVIVKGLDGMTLVVEPVKDR
- a CDS encoding slipin family protein, with the translated sequence MFSYAAALVLVLLFLSSAVKILNEYERGVVFRLGRVIGCKGPGLILLIPAIDKMIRVDLRVVAMDVPAQDVITRDNVTIKVSAVLYFRVIDPNRAIVGVENYLYATSQLSQTTLRSVCGQAELDELLAEREKINEHLQEILDKDTEPWGVKVAKVEIKNIDLPQEMQRAIAKQAEAERERRAKVIGAEGEFQAAQKLSDAAKIIGENPIALQLRYLQTLREVAAENNSTTIFPVPIDLLTPFMQMAKMVTPGPPGGTTPSAG
- a CDS encoding class I SAM-dependent rRNA methyltransferase, which encodes MTDILSKSSTGWPEVRVSRKGEERLRSGHPWVFGDDLREVPPGLSPGQWAWVRSRSGEPLGTATINLGSRIALRRVSRADVLPTEAFLGDRVREASGRRAEAGMGGERALRILYSEGDFLPGVIADRYGDVLSVQILTAGMEIVRDLLLDVLERSFRPRLIYERSEGAGRRLEGLTERKGPARGEGPTREEIETDGVRFSVDVETGPKTGFFLDQRRNRGIVRDLGKGKAVLDGFCAAGGFGLYALAGGAKSVLAIDSSRSAVESARANAALNGVSERWEGEAEDLFQALRNLRDIGRRFDLVILDPPSFAKSREGREGALRGYRDINRMGLSVLSPGGILATSSCTQLIDGTRWVEALRDAAADAGADLERIAWGGQPPDHPVLLSVPETDYLKFAVYRKRLP